The Maylandia zebra isolate NMK-2024a linkage group LG1, Mzebra_GT3a, whole genome shotgun sequence DNA segment CTATGCCTTATGGTATCAGGTTGAAATTCCTAGGTGACTTTCTTTTTGAATGATGACATTCACAAACAACACCCCATCAGCCTCTTACAGCTGTGCCCCCTCCACCCCCCGCTATACATGGTTTGTGCCAATTCATCCATATCCCATTAGCAGTAAGTTTAGGATTTTACAAGTTCTTATTTTGATGTCAAATATTCAAACTGAAAAATGATTACATATATCCATAATATATTACTGAGTATTCAAAATAGATTGTGATATTTTACTAGTCACAATCTATTTTGTGACACTGGGATATTAAAAGCTAACTGCCAACTTTCAAGTTCATCtgatgattttaaaatcaaCCTAGGGAACGAAGAAATAAAGGAGGTCAAAGATTTTAAGTTTTTAGGAATAATCTTAGATTCACATCTTAAATTTGACAAGCATGTAAAGAAGATTTCTAAGATGGTCAAGGCTAATCTGAATTGTTTTAAGTTAATTTTGCACTATATACCCACTTCAGCAGCTCAGATATTTATGCATTctatattttctcatttttcataTTGTATGACAGTTTGGACCCAAGCAGCACCATCTACAATTCAGCCTGTGGTATCCTTATATAACCAATCTTTAAAAATAATGGATAAAAAAATCTGTTCGGTGGCATCACtgtcacattttaaagaaatataatcTACTTAGTTTTAAGAGTTTTAATCgtttgtgttttcttaaattcgtttttaaatgtataaataggATGGCCACAGAGTGTCTCAATAGATACATCCAGAGACAAGATAGTAATCGTATTACTAGGAGTAAGGTGAACGGCAACTGCAAGATATTATATTGCAGATCTACATTCGGTCAGTCAGCTTTTTCTATAAAGGCTTGTCATCTGTGGAACACACTTCCAACCGATATCAAATTGATTACAGACATTAGATCCTTTACATTGAAGGTTAAAGGGAAATCAAAGTTGTGGTCATTTTAACTAatgatttaaattttattttaaattgtctATTAATTGTAATTGTATTTATGATGTAATTTGGTTTTatgaaaatgtatgttttattgtaaaatgtATCTATTTAGATTGTAAGCCCAACAAGGGACAATTGTTGAAAATTAGCAGTAGCTATAAACCTATGTGCGGTACATCAGTTTCATGTCTTGCACTTGAACTATGTTAAACTGCActgtcccttttaaataaataaattcaaattaaagatAAAACCTGAACTGCTGACTGCTGAACAGTGAGGACATCCAGGGGGGCTTTGTTATATTATCACGATTTGATTTAACTCTCCTTTTGCTCAGATTGTCAAATTACAGACCCCGGAAAACAGTgtgacacaaaaaataaaaaaaggtaaTCGAAactgattttatattttataaccaactaacaaaataactttcagATGGCAGTTTCCATTAAGTGACAGGTGAGGAATGTCTCCCTctcattttttcctctttcatttgCCAAACCAATTTCCAACTGGCCCCATTCCATTAACACATTCACCTTACACGTGAAAGCTCCCCGGTTCAACTCCATGAGGAGACGCATGTTGTGCTTCAGGAGACCAAAAGTTTGCATAAATGGCAGGGTTGTGTCATAAAGGGCATCCAGCAtagaaatctgtgccaaatcaaattTGTGGATCCATCTGCCGTAGCGACTCCTTgggaaataagggagcagctgaatgTACCATTTGCTAAGCAAACTTCCATTTGTTTACTTCATTTTGGAAGTACTTTAGCAAGGATACCCAGCTGAATTTGGGAGAGCCTAAAAGCCTCAGCAGCATAGGGGGAAAGGAGTAAGTGTGACCACTGTGCTATTTGCTACcagttacatttaaaaatgttttatgtatataGCGAGACCAAGAGTGCATTCCATCAATTCAATTGGAGACCCAGAGGCCATAGCACAATGCAGTACAGACACAATGAGCTGACCGTGGTAGAAGAACagatgtatatgtgtgtgcagtgtatagatagatagatactctcatacatacatacatacaaatgGGTTCAATACCAAAAATTTCAGAAAATAATATTgtggtcagttatttaatgtATTGATCCtcgtggggaaattcctctgtgcatttaacccattcactctgtgaagcagtgggcagccattgggcgcccggggagcagtgtgtaggaccggtaccttgctcaggggtaccccTGAGGGCTACCTGGATGGGCCACCTGGAGACAGAGTTACTGCAAATCAGTATATAAGCTTCTTTCCATCCTAATGGAACCAGTTTCTTCCAGGATGTCAAAATGCCCCATCCACAATATATTTTGCAGTCAACCCAGACGCCTGTGAACTTTTCGGGCGTTCTTCGTTGCTCTCAAATAAACTAATTGTGCAATATCTTTCTGGAAAATGATGGTGCATCCCTCCAGAAGAGTTCAAGAACCGCGTTGGGGCGGTTTGAGCTGTACATTTTGGCACACCTTGCTTTAtgttgtttcatttcatttgcatGTACATTTGTGCCTGACCTGAAGTCCTTCGCAGTCTCTGCGCTGGAGGATGCTTCTTTCTCCTGATGCCTGATAGCACTGCTGCATATTGTCCGCTGCAACGCTCTGCTTCCACATCTGTACACACGCAATTTAATTAGCAACAACTTTATGAACCTGTCATATTAAACATAATCTTCTGTTGATATTGTAATCATAATTATAAAGGTGTCATCTAAAATACTATTTGTTATCCAAATGCTACAGCCTAGAACTAGCCGCCAGCTAACATAAATGCTAAGAAAACATAGCCATAAAGCACTTACAGAGAGGCCGTATTTCCGTTCAGAGGGGCAGACAGCTGTCGACATACGGTACTCAGTGAGCTAAACAATATACAGCTAAATTTATTCATGTTCCACACACTTATACACAATCTTGCAGCCAGACGTTAAATAATTTTACACACAACAAACGTGACATTGAGGAAGCGATCCAGACCAGACCAGACCAGTAATACCCCCGGAGGTGTGCGGGGGTGGCGTCACgttcaaaaaataatatatgtaGAAGCTTCACTTATACATTGCTTATAATCCgttttcatttaattaaaatataatgatAATATTTAGTATGGGTGTATAAGTGGcgtattattgttttttaaatatattaatttCATTTCACACCCACGGTTATGGTTAAATAGATTGTCCGTTTTCCCGCATAGAATTGTGGGTCGAGAACGGAAATGGTGCTTTCAAGTACTTAAAAACCCCCTCGACATTATGccattttgtgtttaataaaaacgTATCTTCGTCAACCAAACATTGTAGCGTTTTActtaaaacacaataaataatataattacTCTATAAACTACTATCCGCAGAGAAATTATGTAAAGAATCCTACttccattttgttttatttagcaTTTTCTAATGTtaggatttattttattttttttgcttgtaCATTGAATGCAACAGAAAAAGATGGCTGCGCCCTGTGGAAGAATGGCAAGTCGGCCTCTCCTGCAGTTTCTGTCTCGTTTCAGCAGATCTCCCGTCGGAAACACGGGCTTCCGTCAGTTTTCCAGCGCTACTGTTTGCCGTGCGGCTTTTCAGATCAATGAAGCGGCGGAAAGAGCGAATTCTCCGTGGACTCTGATGGCAGCGGTGTGTCTGCAAAGGCTGCCGGTCATCTCAGCGGACTGCAGTCCTATCGAGCAACAGTTCAAACAGATGCTTCACCAGGTGAGTCTCCGTATCATGGAAGGGCTGAAGACTATTAGTGAAAAGaataaactgtttttgttttgtttttcttagcgTTCACAAAGTACATGCGGtcatttgaaaagaaaacacacatgttGGTTCTAGGCAGAAATATATGACGCTTGGGGGATGTTACAATTTATATTTCACAGCTATCACTATATCAAGGCTAACAGTTAGAATATAGAGTCCAGTGATTTTGTGATACACGATGCGGTGCAAGACAGTCCTCCAAGATGAAAACTGGGATGTCCCAACAAAagatttatataaatatgtttgtggATATCAGAAAATAAGTGTTTggagaagagagtgcaggcagggtggattGGATGGAGACGAGTGTCAGGGGGTGATTTATAATAAgttagcagcaagagtgaaagggaaggtgaGACCTGATATGATGTATGTTTTGGAGGTGGTGGATTTTCATTGGGATTGAACAggatggacaagattagaaatgaatacatcagagggacagctcaggctgAGGAGTTTGGAGGCAAAAGATAGAAAGGTAAGGTGGGGATGGTTTAGCCATTTTCAGAGGAGGAATAGTGGGTATTATGGGTAAAGGATTTTGACGACGGAGCTGGCAGGCaggagggaaagaggaagaACTCAGAGGAGGTTCATGAATGTAGTGAAAGAGGACAGACATATAGAtggctggtgtgacagaggaggctGCAAGGGATTGGGTGAGATGGGAGCTGATgagaacaaaagaacaaaataaaaatattggaTAAATTGGATGAGGAAAATAAAATGGATGTATGGATATTAAAATCTGAAAAATGGTCAGGCCACTCACTCACATGTTATTTGGCATTTTGAAATCTGAGGCAATATTTGAACATGAGTATCTCAAAAACTATTAAAGGTAAAAGcctgaagttttcattttatatctggactctgtgcaggccagtcaagttttTCCACACCAGCCATATTctatgtctttatggaccttgctttgtgcactggtgcacagtcatgttggaacagtaAGTGGGCATCCCCAAACTGTTGTTACAAAGTTGGGAGTGTGAAATTGCCCCAAATatcttggtatgctgaagcCAAGCCCCACACCATAATCGCCCAAACTGTACGCttggccatccaggtctttatgtctttaagacattcctgcagtttaactaattggtgtgtgttatctggcttcatggacagacagagctgggtgtcatctgcatagcagtgaaaatgtatgctatgtcttctaatgatgctgcatgtatatatatatgtatatatatatatgtatatatatatatatatatatatatatatatatataatgtatgtTTATTTAAGTGTCCTTTCTGGAATTTTAACTGATAACTAATATTCAGATCTGCCACAGTTGTGTGAATTACTTGAAATGTATGCACAAAGCAAGAAAATTATTGCAGAACATGGTGGTATTCATTTTTATCTCTATTATCTTGCTGTAATAATAGTTGGAGGCCAAATTATATCTAGACAAATCAAAGAGCTGCACAGctctcatttaaaaacaaagttatgTGTCAAGTATAGAATTAAAACAGAGGCAATGACAAAGTTTTAAGCAGAAGTAATGTAACTTGTCGATCAGTGGTTAATCAGTTCAAACCAACTCAAGAAGTCCTGACCTCAAAATTCTTCTCACTTTGTTTGCTATCAAATGCACGATAAAGCAGAGATGCAGATGGAGGTTTACTGTGTGGTGTTGTGTGCTGCCTGAATAACAGATGGTTTTATAAAGAAATGTTGGAAAAAATGTTCAGAGTAGTCTAACTCCTTTGGACTAACCTTTGGGCTGCTGAGATTATTTCAACTCAGATTTACTTTATTATTTCAAACTTTGGCCAAATTTGATGTGAACCTTCAGCTTTGTAATATTATATACACGCACCAGGCAGTTTACTTTACtggtactctttttttttttttttttccccttcagagCTGCTTAAATTCTTTGTGGCAACAAAGGTGCCTTATTCCAAAATTCCTctacatccctgaggtgctgtATTGGATTGATGTCTGGTGACTGTGCAGCTCATTTGAGTAAAGAAAATTCATTGTGAAGTTCAAGAAACAAggttgagatgatttgagctttgtgatgatgtgttatcctgctggaagcagccatcagaagatggctATATTGTTGTTATAATGGGATGGATGTAGTCAGCAGCAATGCTCAAAAACAATGCTCCCACACTATTGCACCACGACTATGACCCTGAACTGCTGATTCAAAGCTGCATGGATCCATATTTGATGTTGTGTTTGCCAAATTTTGACCCTGCAATCCGAATGTTGCATTTTTGAAGACCAGGCAATTTTGGTGAGCATGTACAAATTGTAGCTTCAGTTTGATGTTGTTAGCTGACACAGTGACAACATGAGACTCGGCAGCAATGCCCAGACTGAAAGATGTCCTTTTGAGACACAGGCCTCTTCTGGATTCTTTCAGATCGAGCTGGAAAAGAGCGTTCTGTCGGACCACGAGCTGCGCCTGCTGGAAGATGCAGAGAAGATGAGTCGTAAGCAGGCGGACGACTACGATTCAGATGAAGAGGACAGCCACGGGGACAAGGAGATAATGATGGCTCAGGACTTGGAAGACATCTGGGAGCAGAAAATGAAGAACTTTCAACCAGCGCtaagggtcagaggtcagtttAGGCAGTGTATGATCAGTAAAGGAGTAGACCAGCATGCACAGAGTATGAAAACATACTCAAGCACTGCAAATGTGCCTGATGAAATGTCTGTAATTTAATGTGATGTATTGTAGTATTCAGCCTTTAGTGGTGCTCCAATCATTAATCAAGTaaaacagaatgagaatgaaaattAGATTATCTGAAGGAGTCTCACAGAGCTGGATTTAAATGAAATTACCAGAGAGCGAATAgcctttaatgtattttttgatATTCAGAAAATCTATTTGCTCTGGAATTCTAAATTAGCATTTTGCTCCCTGTGACATTTGAAAAGTTAGTGTGAGTTTTGCAGACAACGACAGAGCTGTTGTGAAGCTGCTGACTGCCTCCTGTCTCTGGTTTAGCTGATGTAGATAAAGACTTGACCTCAGCAGAGCGCTGCTTGGCCGACTCCCTGGTTCTTCTGGCTGAGCAGGAAGTGGGTGATGAGAAGCTCTGGCTGCTGCCTCAGACTCGGTGGCAGGAGGGGGAAACGCTGCGACAGACGGCTGAGAGAGCTCTCACCTCCCTGCCAGGTAACTTAAGTTTTCAGGCTGCTAAGCACCAGAATTATTTAACAAATTTAGTTTCCTAACAGCTTCTTATGGATTTTATACATTAATTCAGGTGTACTTCAAACTTGAATGGGTCTGTGACTACTTTTTTTTGATTAATCTGCCCTTATTTTCCTGATTAAATCATTTTTCTCTAAACTGTAATTAGTGCTGGTTTAAATCAGAGAATTACTAAGGCATCAGCACTACGAACACAGTGTTAGTAGATAAACCTCCCATTAATAAACGGGGATGTAAATTGCAGTTAATTCCCTTCATATTTGATGCTTTAtgatggaaaatactttattttcatgattttTGGAAAGCCTTCATATTTTGGCTAATTGCAGCCCACTTTAATATGAAATGAATTGTAAAATCTAAATATCTGAACATATTTATGTTAAACCCCAAATATTTTCAGATTTTGTACAGCCCAATAAAACTACACTAATTATACATAGAGCATGTCCCAGTACCCACATCCTGTCTAATTCATTATTCCTTGTTCAGTTTTCTGGGATTTGAAACATTTGTCTCTTTAGTAGTATTCTCATGTCAAGAAGGATGAAAAGaattttttaaatcatattttattcaaaaaatgCTGTGAACAAGGCTTTGCCCCATTTCTGATTTCAAGGTCAAAGCCTTAATTATGCCAAAGCATCTCAGTCTGTTTTtactctggactttgactggactgctctaaaacctttattttttttgaggCATTTAGAGGTGGACCTGCTGAAGTGTTCCCAATCACTGTGCTGCTACATAATCCAAGTGGGGTTGAGCTTCATGGCATAAACTGATCCCCTGGATGAatcctgggaaggttcaccatTGTTTTAGggtttctccatttgtggataatggcacTCACAGTGGTTCACTGCAGTCCTAACATCTCTGAAATGGGTTTGTAAGATTTTATAGACTGATGACTTTGTCAGGAAggaggcaaatactttttcatagCATTGTACATGGGTATTAAGACGGATCCAGTCTTTGGACAGCCTTATGTAGCAGGTgaagcaaaaacaaattaatctgCTGATAtttgttaaatatgtttttatcaGTTAAG contains these protein-coding regions:
- the mrpl46 gene encoding large ribosomal subunit protein mL46 isoform X2, producing MQQKKMAAPCGRMASRPLLQFLSRFSRSPVGNTGFRQFSSATVCRAAFQINEAAERANSPWTLMAAVCLQRLPVISADCSPIEQQFKQMLHQIELEKSVLSDHELRLLEDAEKMSRKQADDYDSDEEDSHGDKEIMMAQDLEDIWEQKMKNFQPALRVRADVDKDLTSAERCLADSLVLLAEQEVGDEKLWLLPQTRWQEGETLRQTAERALTSLPAGFKATFLGNAPCGVYKYKLPKAIRTENSIGTKVFFFKAILADGAPPKTKKAPFLWVKKSELQKYLKPAYMMKVERFILDL
- the mrpl46 gene encoding large ribosomal subunit protein mL46 isoform X1 → MQQKKMAAPCGRMASRPLLQFLSRFSRSPVGNTGFRQFSSATVCRAAFQINEAAERANSPWTLMAAVCLQRLPVISADCSPIEQQFKQMLHQIELEKSVLSDHELRLLEDAEKMSRKQADDYDSDEEDSHGDKEIMMAQDLEDIWEQKMKNFQPALRVRADVDKDLTSAERCLADSLVLLAEQEVGDEKLWLLPQTRWQEGETLRQTAERALTSLPAAGFKATFLGNAPCGVYKYKLPKAIRTENSIGTKVFFFKAILADGAPPKTKKAPFLWVKKSELQKYLKPAYMMKVERFILDL